In Acinetobacter sp. TGL-Y2, a genomic segment contains:
- the rseP gene encoding RIP metalloprotease RseP: MSVLFIIVAAILLLGPLIAIHEFGHYWVARKLGVKVLVYSIGFGPTLLKWTSKKSGIQYQLSALPLGGYVKMLDEREGNVSAEDLPYAFNRQSPWKRIAIVAAGPLVNLIFAVFLFWILFLPAQEQLNTRVGKIVENTPAALAKMQAGDKIVAVDGATTINWEKLNYALVDRVGETGHIQIQAERHGQLQNFHLPIQNFLKDQTQSPLDILGFLPYRPQIAPVVHKLSPDGAAIRQGMKEGDRIVAVEGKPIKDWFEVVDVVQKSPEKLLKIDVLRDGKTVQLQVMPQGKRDNMGQTTGMLGVQAQSGQINIPAEYKHTIQYNPAEAFVVAVEKTGQLSGMILNSIVKMVRGLIGLDNLSGPITIAKVAGQSAEMGWKTFISFMALMSVSLGVLNLLPIPMLDGGHLLYYIIELIRGKPVSEQIQLVGLKIGMVLLGSMMFLAIFNDFMRL; this comes from the coding sequence ATGAGTGTCTTATTTATCATCGTTGCAGCCATTTTGCTCTTGGGTCCATTGATTGCAATTCATGAATTTGGACACTATTGGGTGGCACGTAAACTCGGTGTTAAAGTGCTAGTATATTCCATCGGTTTTGGCCCAACCTTACTGAAGTGGACCTCTAAAAAATCAGGTATTCAATATCAGCTTTCTGCCTTGCCTCTCGGTGGCTATGTAAAAATGCTGGATGAGCGCGAAGGTAACGTAAGTGCAGAGGATTTGCCTTATGCATTTAACCGTCAGTCACCTTGGAAGCGTATTGCAATTGTGGCAGCCGGGCCTTTGGTTAATCTCATTTTTGCCGTTTTTTTGTTTTGGATTTTATTCTTACCAGCACAAGAGCAGCTCAATACTCGTGTAGGTAAAATTGTTGAAAATACCCCAGCAGCGCTTGCTAAAATGCAAGCGGGCGACAAGATTGTAGCGGTCGATGGTGCAACGACGATAAATTGGGAAAAGTTAAATTATGCTTTGGTGGATCGTGTTGGTGAAACAGGGCATATCCAAATTCAAGCAGAACGTCATGGTCAGTTGCAGAATTTCCATTTACCGATTCAGAATTTTTTAAAGGACCAGACGCAGTCGCCGCTCGATATCTTGGGTTTTTTACCGTATAGACCGCAAATTGCGCCAGTTGTACATAAGTTAAGTCCAGATGGTGCAGCCATACGACAAGGCATGAAAGAGGGTGATCGTATTGTCGCGGTAGAGGGTAAACCGATAAAAGATTGGTTTGAAGTGGTTGATGTTGTTCAAAAATCACCTGAAAAACTTTTAAAGATTGATGTTTTACGAGATGGAAAAACCGTTCAACTTCAAGTGATGCCTCAAGGAAAACGTGACAACATGGGTCAAACAACAGGTATGTTGGGTGTGCAAGCACAGTCTGGACAGATTAATATTCCGGCTGAATATAAGCACACCATTCAATATAATCCTGCTGAAGCCTTTGTGGTGGCTGTTGAAAAAACAGGGCAATTGTCGGGCATGATTTTAAACTCGATCGTCAAAATGGTACGTGGCTTAATTGGACTCGATAATTTATCAGGCCCGATTACCATTGCTAAAGTGGCAGGTCAAAGTGCTGAAATGGGCTGGAAAACTTTTATTTCCTTTATGGCTTTGATGAGTGTTAGTCTAGGTGTACTCAATTTATTGCCTATTCCAATGCTGGATGGTGGGCATTTGCTCTACTACATTATTGAACTTATTCGTGGTAAACCTGTTTCTGAACAAATACAATTAGTTGGATTAAAAATTGGTATGGTATTGCTCGGAAGTATGATGTTCCTTGCAATATTTAATGATTTTATGCGTTTATAA
- the bamA gene encoding outer membrane protein assembly factor BamA — MQHTHLFMPLALVSAMAAVQQVYAADEFIARDVRVDGLVRLTQANVLGMLPINSGDRISDPVIADSIRALYASNAFDDIQAFKENDVLVFKVVERPIISKVNLKGNKLIPKEALEEGLKKMGLAEGEVLTKSALQTLETELEQQYSQQGRYDADVQVETIARPNNRVDINVNFAEGKPAKVFDINIIGNTVFKDDEIKQAFAVKESGWLSVISRNDRYAREKMAASLEALRALYLNKGYINFDINSSNLNISEDKKNIFIEVSINEGQQFKFAETKFLGDALYKTEDLEALKLYKDGETYSQEKVNGVKQLLQRKYGNAGYYYSEVNVVPEINNENNTVALNYYINPGQQVTVRRINFAGNTKTADEVLRREMRQMEGALASNEKIELSKIRLERTGFFSKVDLKPVRVPGSPDQVDLNIDVEEQHSGTSTLAVGYSQNGGITFQAGLSQTNFLGTGNRVSMDFSRSETQDYYNLSVTDPYFTIDGVSRGYNMYYRKTKLDDDYNVNNYVTDSLGGGLTFGYPIDENQSISAGLNIDKTEVTTGPFVSTYVRDYLLANGGKETNNAAYCPLDVNGKPQQNEDGTCKVNPVPYGNEFKGDFLTYNLNLGWSYNTLNRPMFPTSGMSHRINAEVALPGSDVEYQKITYDTQAFLPLGKDFVLRGYGKLGFGNDLPFYKNYYAGGYGSVRGYDNSTLGPAYPGVTANSTNQEDRDPEEVGGNALIQFGTELVLPVPFKGDWARQVRPVIFAEGAQVFDTQCDIPKGNLYINSANPDVNAKQYCKDNFGFEPDNMRYSVGVGFTWITMIGPLSLSYAFPLNDKPGDETKNVQFEIGRTF, encoded by the coding sequence ATGCAGCACACACATTTATTTATGCCGTTGGCACTCGTTAGCGCAATGGCAGCAGTACAACAAGTATATGCAGCAGACGAGTTTATCGCACGGGATGTGCGAGTTGATGGATTGGTGCGATTAACCCAAGCCAATGTATTGGGAATGTTACCCATAAACAGCGGTGATCGTATTTCTGATCCTGTCATTGCAGATTCAATTCGTGCCCTGTATGCCTCAAATGCATTTGATGATATTCAAGCATTTAAAGAAAATGATGTATTGGTCTTCAAAGTGGTTGAACGTCCGATCATTTCTAAAGTGAATCTCAAAGGGAATAAACTCATTCCAAAAGAGGCTTTAGAAGAAGGTTTGAAAAAGATGGGCTTGGCTGAGGGTGAGGTTTTAACGAAATCTGCCTTGCAGACCTTAGAAACTGAGCTTGAACAACAATATTCACAGCAAGGTCGTTATGATGCTGACGTGCAAGTTGAAACCATTGCGCGCCCTAATAACCGAGTCGATATTAATGTTAATTTTGCAGAAGGTAAGCCTGCGAAAGTTTTTGATATCAATATTATTGGCAACACCGTTTTTAAAGATGATGAAATCAAGCAAGCATTTGCAGTAAAAGAAAGTGGTTGGTTGTCTGTGATTTCACGTAATGATCGATATGCACGTGAAAAAATGGCGGCGAGTTTAGAGGCATTACGTGCGCTTTATTTGAATAAGGGTTATATCAATTTTGATATTAACAGTTCAAACCTGAATATTAGTGAAGATAAGAAAAATATCTTTATTGAAGTCTCTATTAATGAAGGTCAGCAGTTTAAGTTTGCTGAAACCAAATTTTTAGGCGATGCACTGTACAAAACTGAAGATTTGGAAGCGCTTAAGCTCTACAAAGATGGCGAAACCTATTCACAAGAAAAAGTGAATGGTGTAAAGCAGTTATTACAGCGCAAGTATGGTAACGCGGGTTACTATTATTCAGAAGTAAACGTCGTTCCTGAAATTAACAATGAAAATAATACTGTTGCACTAAACTACTACATTAACCCAGGTCAACAAGTTACTGTTCGCCGAATTAACTTCGCCGGTAACACCAAGACAGCAGATGAAGTGCTTCGTCGTGAAATGCGTCAAATGGAAGGCGCTTTAGCCAGCAATGAAAAAATTGAGCTGTCTAAAATCCGTTTGGAGCGTACTGGTTTCTTCAGTAAAGTCGATTTAAAACCTGTTCGTGTACCGGGTTCTCCAGATCAAGTGGATTTAAATATTGATGTAGAGGAGCAGCATTCAGGCACCAGTACCTTGGCTGTGGGTTACTCACAAAATGGTGGTATTACCTTCCAAGCCGGTCTAAGCCAAACCAACTTCTTGGGGACAGGTAATCGTGTTTCTATGGACTTCTCACGTTCAGAAACCCAAGATTACTATAACCTCAGTGTGACAGATCCATACTTCACCATTGATGGTGTGAGCCGTGGTTATAACATGTACTACCGCAAAACTAAGCTAGATGATGACTACAACGTTAACAACTATGTGACAGACAGTCTGGGTGGTGGTTTAACGTTTGGTTATCCAATCGATGAAAACCAAAGCATCAGTGCGGGTTTAAACATTGACAAAACTGAGGTCACGACAGGACCATTTGTGTCTACCTATGTTCGTGATTATCTGCTTGCGAATGGTGGTAAAGAAACAAACAATGCTGCGTATTGTCCTTTAGACGTAAATGGTAAGCCTCAACAAAATGAAGATGGCACTTGTAAAGTCAATCCAGTCCCGTATGGTAATGAATTCAAAGGTGATTTCCTGACCTACAACCTGAATTTAGGCTGGTCATACAATACCTTAAATCGACCGATGTTCCCAACTTCAGGGATGTCACATCGTATCAATGCTGAAGTGGCATTGCCAGGTAGTGATGTTGAATATCAAAAGATTACCTATGACACGCAAGCCTTCTTGCCTTTAGGTAAGGATTTTGTATTACGTGGTTATGGTAAGCTTGGTTTTGGTAATGATTTACCATTTTATAAGAACTACTATGCCGGTGGTTATGGTTCTGTGCGTGGCTATGACAACAGTACTTTGGGTCCAGCATATCCAGGTGTGACAGCGAACTCTACCAATCAAGAGGATCGTGATCCTGAAGAAGTCGGTGGTAACGCATTGATTCAGTTTGGTACTGAATTGGTGCTGCCTGTGCCATTTAAAGGTGATTGGGCGCGTCAAGTACGTCCTGTGATCTTCGCGGAAGGTGCACAAGTTTTCGATACGCAGTGTGATATCCCTAAAGGCAATTTATATATAAACTCAGCTAATCCTGATGTAAATGCTAAGCAATACTGTAAAGATAATTTTGGTTTTGAGCCTGATAATATGCGCTACAGCGTAGGTGTGGGCTTTACTTGGATTACCATGATTGGGCCATTATCACTGAGCTATGCGTTCCCACTGAATGACAAGCCAGGCGATGAAACCAAGAATGTTCAATTTGAAATTGGTCGTACTTTCTAA
- the uppS gene encoding polyprenyl diphosphate synthase, protein MTISEEQRLPKHVAIIMDGNNRFAKKKQLQKGDGHREGKNVLDPVVEHCRKVGVKALTVYAFSSENWNRPQYEVELLMQLLGETVREQIPRMEKFKIALRFIGDRSRLTTELQDLMLHAEQRTAKFTEMTLTIAVSYGGMWDITQTAKKLAQLVKDQVLDVGQIDSDLFGQQISLGDLPAVDLLIRTGGDYRLSNFLLWQAAYAELYFTETLWPEFTTDELDHAFGVFLGRERRFGKTSEQIQQEKTENE, encoded by the coding sequence ATGACCATCTCAGAAGAGCAACGTCTTCCGAAACATGTTGCCATCATCATGGATGGCAACAATCGTTTTGCAAAAAAGAAACAACTACAAAAAGGCGATGGGCACCGTGAAGGTAAAAATGTCCTTGATCCTGTCGTAGAACATTGTCGAAAAGTAGGTGTAAAAGCACTCACTGTTTATGCATTTTCCAGCGAAAATTGGAATCGTCCCCAATACGAAGTCGAATTGTTGATGCAACTGTTAGGAGAAACGGTGCGTGAGCAAATTCCACGTATGGAAAAATTCAAAATTGCGTTACGTTTTATTGGTGACCGCAGCCGCCTTACGACAGAATTACAAGATTTAATGTTGCATGCTGAACAAAGGACTGCTAAGTTCACAGAAATGACGCTCACCATCGCGGTGAGCTATGGTGGAATGTGGGATATTACGCAAACAGCAAAAAAACTTGCTCAACTCGTTAAAGATCAAGTGCTTGATGTTGGTCAAATTGACAGTGATTTATTTGGTCAACAGATCAGTTTGGGTGATTTACCTGCAGTAGATTTGCTGATTCGCACAGGCGGGGATTATCGTTTGTCCAATTTTTTATTGTGGCAAGCGGCTTATGCGGAATTGTACTTTACAGAGACTTTGTGGCCAGAATTTACCACGGACGAACTGGATCATGCATTTGGTGTTTTTTTAGGGCGAGAAAGACGCTTTGGAAAAACCTCTGAGCAGATTCAGCAAGAAAAAACAGAGAACGAATAA
- the ispC gene encoding 1-deoxy-D-xylulose-5-phosphate reductoisomerase — MAQSVCILGVTGSIGQSTLKILDQHPDKYSIYAVSAFSRLEALSEICKQYQPKVVVVPATKVDELNQIFKQKNIQNIEILTDEAGLIAVSEHPNVDVVMAAIVGAAGLLPTLAAVKAGKRVLLANKEALVMSGDLMMQAARDSKALLLPVDSEHNAIFQCLPQNYLQIETHQEPQLGVLKILLTASGGPFLKHSAEQLKHVTPTQACKHPNWSMGRKISVDSATLMNKGLELIEACYLFSIKEHFVTVVVHPQSIIHSMVQYVDGSTLAQMGNPDMCTPIAHALAWPERIHTHVSPLDLFVNHSLDFQAPDTDRFPALKLARQSMQSGGLAPAILNAANEIAVDAFLNEKIGFMDIPQVVEFTLDHLENSSADSLDLILEVDIQARDIASKRIMQLSK, encoded by the coding sequence ATGGCTCAATCTGTTTGTATATTAGGCGTTACGGGTTCAATTGGTCAAAGTACGCTGAAAATTTTAGATCAACATCCTGATAAATATTCTATTTATGCTGTTTCAGCGTTTAGTCGACTAGAAGCCTTAAGCGAAATATGTAAACAGTATCAGCCAAAAGTGGTGGTTGTACCCGCGACGAAGGTGGATGAGCTCAATCAGATATTCAAACAAAAAAATATTCAAAACATTGAAATTTTAACCGATGAAGCTGGCTTAATTGCTGTGTCTGAACATCCAAATGTGGATGTGGTTATGGCGGCAATTGTAGGTGCTGCGGGATTACTTCCGACTTTGGCAGCCGTCAAAGCAGGTAAGCGTGTACTCCTTGCAAATAAAGAAGCCTTGGTGATGTCGGGTGATCTCATGATGCAAGCTGCAAGAGACAGTAAGGCCTTATTGCTGCCTGTAGACTCGGAGCACAATGCGATTTTTCAGTGCTTACCACAAAATTATTTACAAATTGAAACCCATCAAGAACCGCAACTCGGTGTGTTAAAAATCTTACTGACTGCTTCAGGTGGTCCTTTTTTGAAGCATAGTGCTGAACAATTAAAACATGTAACGCCGACGCAAGCCTGTAAACATCCAAACTGGTCCATGGGGCGAAAAATTTCGGTCGATTCTGCCACCTTAATGAACAAGGGTTTGGAGTTGATTGAGGCATGTTATTTATTTTCAATTAAAGAACATTTTGTTACAGTGGTTGTGCATCCACAAAGTATCATTCACTCTATGGTTCAATACGTAGATGGTTCAACTTTGGCACAAATGGGTAATCCCGATATGTGTACGCCAATCGCGCATGCATTAGCATGGCCTGAACGTATACACACGCATGTATCGCCATTAGATTTGTTTGTTAATCACAGTTTGGATTTTCAAGCACCTGATACAGATCGCTTTCCAGCGCTTAAACTTGCACGTCAATCCATGCAAAGTGGTGGTTTGGCACCTGCTATATTGAATGCGGCCAACGAAATTGCAGTTGATGCTTTTTTAAATGAAAAAATTGGATTTATGGATATTCCACAAGTAGTTGAATTTACGCTTGATCATCTTGAAAATTCAAGTGCAGACTCATTGGATCTGATTTTAGAGGTTGATATTCAAGCTCGAGACATTGCTTCAAAACGAATTATGCAATTGAGTAAATGA
- a CDS encoding phosphatidate cytidylyltransferase, giving the protein MLERIITALVLVAVVLSCMFATTSIYPMLVLMIIAAGGAGYEWFKLMPRQTDQVNKLKAGCFGVLTAVVSGFALYFNDLALILWSASIISWFISLYWVKHYPQYDGWYNQALNIIGLVIIGAAVTAIFEVWLSSPWWLMYLFLLVWGADSGAYFVGRKLGKRKLAPEVSPNKSIEGLVGGIVTVVIIIMIVQSKYLNLSYIEHALFLILSLVTVFSSVLGDLFESMIKRRAGIKDSGRILPGHGGVLDRIDSLLAAAPFFAAGMYVLKLIGVDL; this is encoded by the coding sequence ATGTTAGAGCGGATAATTACCGCATTGGTTTTGGTTGCCGTTGTGCTTAGCTGTATGTTTGCAACAACCTCCATTTATCCAATGTTAGTGTTAATGATTATCGCTGCAGGTGGTGCGGGTTATGAGTGGTTTAAACTCATGCCGCGTCAAACTGATCAAGTGAATAAACTCAAAGCGGGATGTTTTGGTGTATTGACAGCTGTTGTTTCTGGCTTTGCCCTTTATTTTAATGACCTTGCACTTATTCTTTGGAGTGCGTCAATTATTAGTTGGTTCATCAGTCTGTATTGGGTGAAACATTATCCGCAATACGATGGTTGGTATAATCAAGCACTTAATATCATTGGTTTGGTAATTATTGGTGCAGCTGTAACCGCTATTTTTGAAGTTTGGTTAAGTTCACCTTGGTGGCTCATGTATTTGTTCCTCCTGGTTTGGGGGGCAGACAGTGGTGCCTACTTTGTTGGGCGTAAACTGGGTAAGCGTAAACTTGCGCCAGAAGTCAGTCCGAATAAATCTATTGAAGGTTTGGTCGGCGGTATTGTAACCGTTGTGATTATCATCATGATTGTTCAATCAAAATATCTAAATCTGTCTTATATTGAACATGCACTGTTCCTTATTTTATCTTTAGTTACCGTATTTAGTTCTGTTTTGGGTGATTTGTTTGAATCCATGATTAAACGCCGTGCAGGCATTAAAGATTCAGGTCGAATCTTGCCAGGTCATGGTGGCGTGTTGGATCGTATCGATTCACTGTTGGCCGCAGCGCCTTTTTTTGCTGCTGGTATGTATGTTTTAAAACTCATTGGTGTAGATTTATAG
- the fabZ gene encoding 3-hydroxyacyl-ACP dehydratase FabZ produces MTESTTLPFAVPELPMQVQTIREYLPHRYPFLLVDRVTEVSENGIVGYKNVSINEEFMQGHFPGYPIMPGVLIVEAMAQISGVLGFIMNNEKPKAGSLFLFAGAERIRFKKQVVPGDQLVLKSELIMQKRGIYKYQCTASVDGVIAATAEIIISHQKLEQA; encoded by the coding sequence ATGACTGAGTCTACAACACTACCTTTTGCAGTTCCTGAATTACCGATGCAAGTTCAAACGATTCGTGAGTATTTACCACATCGTTATCCGTTCTTATTGGTTGATCGTGTCACTGAAGTCTCTGAAAATGGCATTGTCGGCTATAAAAATGTCTCAATCAATGAAGAGTTCATGCAAGGACATTTTCCAGGTTACCCCATTATGCCGGGTGTACTTATTGTTGAAGCTATGGCGCAAATTTCTGGTGTGCTTGGCTTTATTATGAACAATGAGAAACCGAAAGCGGGTTCTTTGTTCTTATTTGCTGGTGCAGAACGCATTCGTTTTAAAAAACAAGTCGTTCCTGGTGATCAACTCGTGCTAAAATCAGAGCTTATCATGCAGAAACGCGGCATTTACAAATACCAATGTACTGCCAGTGTGGATGGTGTGATAGCAGCGACAGCTGAAATTATCATTTCTCATCAAAAACTAGAGCAGGCATGA
- the lpxD gene encoding UDP-3-O-(3-hydroxymyristoyl)glucosamine N-acyltransferase: MKSKQFHLDELAQLVQGEPIGQSKLPLYGLASLAHAGPHQISFVNSEKYLAEAQLSKAGALIVTKPMRELLPQHQNFIVVANPYLAFAILTHVFEAKQSKRGIEATAQIDPSAIIADNAYIGHYVVIGEHVVVGSNTIIQSQTKIDDGVEIGSDCFIDSHVTITGFSKIANRVRIHANTVIGGEGFGFAPYQGKWNRIAQLGSVRLGDDVRIGSNCSIDRGALDDTIIEEGVIIDNLVQIAHNVKIGAHTAIAAKSGIAGSTTIGKNCVLAGAVGVVGHINIADNVTITGMSIVTKSISEAGSYSSGTGQFETSHWKRTVVRLRQLADVPLTKLVKQIDHMQSQIESIESTLKLRK, from the coding sequence ATGAAATCAAAACAGTTTCATCTCGATGAATTGGCTCAGCTGGTACAAGGTGAGCCAATTGGTCAAAGCAAACTTCCGCTTTATGGCCTTGCAAGTTTAGCTCACGCAGGTCCTCATCAAATTTCCTTTGTAAACTCAGAAAAGTATTTGGCTGAAGCTCAGCTGTCCAAAGCAGGCGCATTGATTGTTACTAAACCCATGCGTGAACTTCTGCCTCAACATCAAAACTTTATTGTGGTCGCCAATCCTTATTTGGCATTTGCCATACTGACGCATGTTTTTGAAGCTAAGCAGTCTAAGCGTGGGATCGAAGCCACAGCTCAAATTGATCCTTCTGCGATCATCGCAGACAATGCCTATATTGGTCACTATGTCGTAATTGGCGAGCATGTAGTGGTCGGCAGTAATACCATTATTCAATCTCAAACTAAAATTGATGATGGTGTCGAAATTGGCAGTGACTGTTTTATTGACTCTCATGTGACCATTACTGGTTTTAGTAAAATTGCCAATCGGGTAAGAATTCATGCCAATACCGTTATAGGGGGTGAGGGCTTTGGATTTGCGCCTTATCAGGGTAAATGGAATCGAATTGCACAATTGGGTTCAGTTCGGTTGGGTGATGATGTTCGAATCGGTTCAAATTGTAGTATTGATCGTGGTGCATTGGACGATACAATTATTGAAGAAGGTGTCATTATTGATAACCTTGTGCAAATCGCCCATAACGTCAAAATTGGCGCACATACCGCCATTGCAGCGAAGTCAGGTATTGCTGGAAGCACCACTATTGGCAAAAACTGTGTGTTGGCAGGTGCAGTAGGCGTAGTGGGACACATTAATATTGCAGATAATGTAACTATAACCGGAATGTCAATAGTCACAAAAAGTATTTCTGAAGCGGGATCTTATTCTTCAGGAACAGGGCAGTTTGAAACCAGTCACTGGAAACGCACCGTTGTACGCCTTCGACAATTAGCAGATGTGCCATTGACCAAGTTGGTTAAACAAATAGATCATATGCAGTCTCAAATCGAGTCAATTGAATCAACTTTAAAATTGCGTAAATGA
- the frr gene encoding ribosome recycling factor: protein MINDLKKDAEDRMSKTLDSMEHGFAKVRTGRAHPSILNGVMVSYYGSDVPLNQVANVGVEDSRTLLVQPFERSMVSAIDKAIREADLGLNPITADAIRVPMPALTEETRRDMQKVARTEAENAKVAIRNIRRDVLGDFKTLLKDKEISEDDERRASDDIQKITDKFVAEVEKRLAAKEAELMKV from the coding sequence ATGATTAACGATCTTAAAAAAGACGCTGAAGACCGCATGAGCAAAACACTCGACTCTATGGAACATGGCTTTGCTAAAGTTCGTACGGGTCGCGCACATCCCTCTATTTTAAATGGAGTGATGGTTTCTTACTATGGTTCTGACGTTCCTTTAAATCAAGTGGCAAACGTCGGTGTTGAAGATTCACGCACATTGTTGGTTCAACCCTTTGAGCGTTCAATGGTTTCAGCAATTGACAAAGCGATTCGTGAAGCAGATTTGGGTTTGAATCCAATCACAGCAGACGCGATTCGTGTACCGATGCCGGCCTTGACTGAAGAAACCCGTCGTGACATGCAAAAAGTGGCACGTACTGAAGCTGAAAATGCGAAAGTTGCGATTCGTAACATTCGCCGTGATGTATTGGGTGATTTCAAAACATTGCTCAAAGATAAAGAAATTTCTGAAGATGATGAGCGTCGTGCAAGCGATGACATTCAAAAGATCACAGACAAATTCGTTGCTGAAGTTGAAAAGCGTTTGGCTGCGAAAGAAGCAGAGTTGATGAAGGTCTAA
- the pyrH gene encoding UMP kinase, whose product MLDSKKPRFGRILLKLSGEALAGNKDMGIDAQVLDQMSLSIAHLVGLGVQVGIVVGGGNLYRGSQLQKEGLVGRVTGDQMGMLATVMNGLALRDALVRRNIKTRLMSALQIGTVVESYSSRDAIRHLMRGEVCVFVAGTGNPFFTTDTAACLRGIEIESDLILKATKVDGVYNKDPSKYDDAVKYDTLTFDQVLDEKLGVMDLTAICLCRDHNVPLQVFDMNKSGALLSVVMGEKEGTHVTN is encoded by the coding sequence ATGCTAGATTCAAAAAAACCACGCTTTGGGCGTATCTTATTAAAACTATCTGGTGAAGCCCTTGCAGGTAATAAGGATATGGGGATTGATGCACAAGTGCTTGATCAAATGTCTTTGTCTATCGCGCATTTGGTGGGTTTAGGTGTGCAAGTCGGCATCGTGGTGGGCGGCGGTAACTTATACCGCGGTAGCCAACTACAAAAAGAGGGTTTAGTGGGTCGTGTAACAGGCGATCAAATGGGGATGCTTGCAACAGTAATGAATGGTTTAGCATTACGTGATGCTTTGGTTCGCCGTAACATCAAAACTCGTTTAATGTCTGCATTACAAATTGGTACGGTAGTTGAGTCTTACTCAAGCCGCGATGCAATTCGTCACCTCATGCGCGGTGAAGTCTGTGTGTTTGTTGCAGGAACAGGTAATCCTTTCTTTACCACGGATACCGCTGCTTGCTTACGTGGTATCGAGATTGAATCTGATTTGATTTTAAAAGCCACTAAAGTGGATGGTGTGTATAACAAAGACCCAAGCAAATATGATGATGCCGTTAAATACGACACCTTAACTTTTGATCAAGTATTGGATGAAAAATTGGGTGTAATGGATTTAACTGCGATTTGTTTGTGTCGTGATCATAATGTGCCACTACAAGTATTTGACATGAATAAGTCAGGTGCGCTGCTTTCTGTGGTGATGGGCGAAAAAGAAGGGACTCACGTTACAAACTAA
- a CDS encoding OmpH family outer membrane protein → MNTIQKLMLGVAALSLSAMVQAAGYGIVDLEKVVESSTYLKQQNVSLEQSIKPQTTKLEQISKEIEALQKSAQVKGANVQQINTQYQAKMTEFQTIQQGVQSRVQTTIQNTNKTFDARVKQVAEQLRQESSLDMILSKNAALAFDSKYDLTAKMIQKVNAIK, encoded by the coding sequence ATGAATACCATTCAAAAACTCATGTTGGGTGTTGCAGCTTTAAGCTTAAGTGCGATGGTACAAGCTGCAGGTTACGGGATTGTTGATTTAGAAAAAGTGGTTGAAAGTAGTACCTATCTAAAACAGCAAAATGTCAGTCTTGAGCAATCTATTAAGCCGCAAACCACAAAGCTTGAGCAAATCAGTAAAGAGATTGAAGCTTTACAGAAAAGTGCCCAAGTAAAGGGTGCGAATGTTCAGCAAATCAATACCCAATACCAAGCCAAAATGACTGAATTTCAAACCATTCAGCAAGGTGTACAAAGTCGTGTTCAAACCACGATTCAAAACACCAACAAGACTTTTGACGCACGCGTGAAGCAAGTCGCTGAACAATTACGTCAAGAATCGAGTTTAGATATGATTTTGAGTAAAAATGCTGCTTTGGCGTTTGACTCAAAATATGATTTAACTGCTAAAATGATCCAAAAGGTCAATGCAATTAAATAA